A stretch of the Glutamicibacter sp. JL.03c genome encodes the following:
- a CDS encoding FHA domain-containing protein: protein MSEHGPVDPNNESASETTNIALPSMNKATEPSVIYTLSEDEKNAVRALPSGSALLIAHSGPNKGARFLLDTDESIAGRHPNADIFLDDVTVSRRHAKFTRTGENFLLSDIGSLNGTYINGDRIDEIQLNSGVQVQIGKFRLNFYQSVPNL from the coding sequence ATGTCGGAACATGGGCCGGTTGACCCAAATAACGAGTCTGCCTCCGAGACGACCAATATTGCTCTACCTTCAATGAACAAGGCTACAGAGCCTTCGGTGATTTACACGTTGAGCGAGGATGAGAAGAATGCGGTACGCGCACTTCCATCGGGCTCTGCTTTGCTCATTGCCCACTCGGGGCCAAACAAGGGAGCCCGCTTCCTGCTGGACACCGATGAGAGCATTGCCGGGCGTCATCCTAATGCAGATATTTTCTTGGATGATGTCACGGTATCGCGTCGCCATGCGAAGTTCACCAGGACGGGTGAAAACTTCTTGCTCAGCGACATCGGCTCGCTCAATGGCACATACATCAATGGCGACCGTATTGACGAAATCCAATTGAATAGCGGAGTCCAAGTGCAGATTGGCAAGTTCCGCCTGAATTTCTACCAGAGCGTGCCGAACCTTTAA